In a single window of the Papaver somniferum cultivar HN1 chromosome 8, ASM357369v1, whole genome shotgun sequence genome:
- the LOC113302649 gene encoding uncharacterized protein LOC113302649 — MDQGYELPRELKLKKAFKMIARTLLTACSREEFLEAFSAFRRAKQDVLYQLFIHVIAELHENIEEDFESICAETQVAATFDKVEQLEEEQKLDTLAQDKTNLLDVKQELSRAKKAEISYLTSALEKAVAQNLQMKTHIESLKIDRQDYSATPDAVKKLRSWYQNLGQAP, encoded by the exons ATGGACCAAGGATATGAATTACCAAGAGAATTGAAGCTAAAGAAGGCATTCAAGATGATTGCTCGTACTTTGTTAACAGCATGCTCTAGAGAG GAATTCCTTGAGGCATTTTCAGCATTCCGCAGAGCAAAACAAGATGTTCTATATCAGCTTTTTATTCAC GTAATTGCAGAACTCCATGAGAACATTGAG GAAGATTTTGAGTCGATATGTGCCGAAACACAG GTTGCTGCCACTTTTGACAAGGTAGAACAACTCGAAGAAGAGCAAAAACTAGACACTCTAGCACAAGATAA GACAAATTTACTTGATGTCAAGCAAGAGTTGTCGAGAGCCAAGAAAGCTGAGATTAGTTACTTGACAAGTGCCCTAGAAAAG GCTGTTGCACAAAACCTccaaatgaaaacccatattgaATCTCTCAAAATAGACAGGCAAGACTATTCTGCGACGCCCGATGCTGTTAAAAAA TTGAGGAGCTGGTATCAGAACTTGGGTCAGGCACCCTAG